In a single window of the Lineus longissimus chromosome 4, tnLinLong1.2, whole genome shotgun sequence genome:
- the LOC135487029 gene encoding solute carrier family 2, facilitated glucose transporter member 12-like isoform X2 produces MSSASEEDETDIEIYFSDSAELLNNEQRPAIYSENANEGGRATIELDQKSPDSLETLPRPWPEQQKTTKYVVGASVMAAAGGILFGYDIGIISGALLQLTPRFHLSCLEQSMVVGSMLFGAVIGSLCGGFIIDKWGRRLALVFNSGMFVIGAIILAAAPTYYVLVFGRLVVGFAVSLSAIGECIYISEIAPARRRGLLVSLNELGITVGLLLAYLVNFLFITMENGWRYMFGISMLPAVVQGVGMFFLPPSPRFLMIKKKEEEAEKVLKLLRGTPHVESELHNIKIAIQIETDHKFCDLFSSVENMRGRMFIGAGCVFLQQVTGQPNVLYFAPTIFQSVGFKSDSAATLVTVGLGFIKVLSTVLALLCVDRAGRRRFLIVGASMMGVSILILGVVIMAMNTAPPVGVYCTDNNKKSVQFSSLTHANILPNVQKRDLDPNPNLFDFYSNESSSTPWSNSSVKTTEASFNTTMSPNTTSSGLDDAPLISKWISFGALMVFVSAYAFSFGPVVWLLLSEIFPASIRGRAISMATVLNWATNLLVSFTFLDLMDVMGVSWTFILYSGICAIAVVFIFSFVPETKNRSLEQISSDLSQGSFIQRVKKNFKSTFRRKSTLKLRVTTSYERFGESLTMDLSEVDENHMA; encoded by the exons ATGTCATCGGCATCAGAAGAGGATGAAACAGACATTGAAATATATTTCTCCGATTCTG CTGAGCTACTGAATAATGAGCAGCGACCTGCCATCTACTCTGAAAATGCTAATGAAGGCGGGCGAGCCACTATCGAACTTGACCAGAAAAGTCCCGATAGTTTAGAGACGTTGCCGCGGCCATGGCCAGAACAGCAAAAGACGACAAAGTATGTGGTGGGCGCATCTGTGATGGCTGCGGCTGGTGGTATTCTGTTCGGATATGACATAG GCATAATATCTGGGGCACTCTTACAACTAACGCCCAGATTTCACCTGTCATGTCTCGAGCAGTCCATGGTTGTAGGGTCCATGTTATTTGGTGCTGTGATAGGCTCGTTATGTGGAG GTTTCATTATTGACAAATGGGGCCGACGTCTGGCTTTGGTGTTCAACTCGGGCATGTTTGTTATTGGTGCCATAATCCTCGCAGCCGCTCCTACTTATTATGTTTTG GTTTTTGGCAGGCTTGTTGTTGGTTTTGCTGTTTCCCTCTCAGCCATAGGGGAATGTATCTACATATCAGAGATTGCTCCAGCG AGACGGCGAGGTCTTCTGGTCAGCCTAAATGAGCTTGGGATCACAGTAGGCCTGCTCCTAGCATATCTAGTCAATTTTCTGTTCATTACAATGGAAAATGGTTG GCGGTATATGTTTGGCATTTCAATGTTGCCAGCAGTGGTTCAGGGTGTGGGCATGTTCTTCCTTCCGCCGAGTCCACGCTTTCTCATGATCAAGAAAAAGGAGGAGGAGGCAGAGAAGGTACTCAAGTTGTTACGAGGGACGCCACACGTTGAATCTGAGCTGCATAATATCAAAATAGCCATTCAGATTGAGACG gatcATAAATTCTGTGATTTATTCAGTTCTGTTGAGAACATGAGAGGACGTATGTTCATTGGTGCAGGATGTGTCTTCCTACAGCAG GTGACCGGTCAACCCAATGTTTTATACTTCGCACCGACCATCTTCCAATCAGTAGGATTCAAGAGTGATTCAGCTGCCACATTAGTGACCGTCGGCCTGGGCTTCATCAAG GTTCTTTCCACCGTTCTTGCCCTTCTCTGCGTCGACCGCGCAGGCAGACGTCGCTTCCTCATCGTGGGAGCATCGATGATGGGTGTATCAATACTAATACTAGGCGTTGTCATCATGGCCATGAACACAGCGCCACCTGTTGGTGTATATTGTACCGACAACAACAAGAAATCAGTTCAGTTCAGTTCTCTCACTCATGCCAACATTCTGCCAAATGTTCAAAAACGAGACCTAGATCCAAATCCCAATTTGTTTGACTTTTACTCAAATGAAAGCTCATCGACACCTTGGAGTAACAGTTCTGTTAAGACAACGGAGGCAAGTTTTAATACGACCATGTCTCCAAATACAACTTCGTCAGGTTTAGATGACGCGCCTTTGATCAGCAAGTGGATCTCCTTCGGTGCCCTGATGGTGTTTGTCAGTGCTTATGCCTTTAGTTTTGGACCAG ttgtGTGGCTTTTGTTGAGCGAGATCTTCCCAGCCTCCATCAGAGGTCGAGCAATCTCCATGGCAACGGTGCTAAATTGGGCGACAAATCTCCTTGTCTCCTTTACATTCCTTGATCTCATGG ATGTGATGGGTGTATCATGGACGTTCATTCTCTACAGTGGAATCTGTGCAATTGCAGTCGTCTTCATATTCTCATTCGTACCGGAGACGAAAAATCGTAGTCTTGAACAAATATCATCTGATCTTAGCCAGGG CTCATTCATCCAACGAGTAAAGAAGAACTTCAAGTCCACCTTCAGGAGGAAGTCGACGCTCAAACTCCGTGTGACAACAAGTTACGAACGCTTCGGAGAATCTCTTACCATGGACCTGTCGGAAGTGGACGAGAACCACATGGCTTGA
- the LOC135487029 gene encoding solute carrier family 2, facilitated glucose transporter member 12-like isoform X1, with translation MTDSNLGSEWFKYFLTALPRNSITDEAELLNNEQRPAIYSENANEGGRATIELDQKSPDSLETLPRPWPEQQKTTKYVVGASVMAAAGGILFGYDIGIISGALLQLTPRFHLSCLEQSMVVGSMLFGAVIGSLCGGFIIDKWGRRLALVFNSGMFVIGAIILAAAPTYYVLVFGRLVVGFAVSLSAIGECIYISEIAPARRRGLLVSLNELGITVGLLLAYLVNFLFITMENGWRYMFGISMLPAVVQGVGMFFLPPSPRFLMIKKKEEEAEKVLKLLRGTPHVESELHNIKIAIQIETDHKFCDLFSSVENMRGRMFIGAGCVFLQQVTGQPNVLYFAPTIFQSVGFKSDSAATLVTVGLGFIKVLSTVLALLCVDRAGRRRFLIVGASMMGVSILILGVVIMAMNTAPPVGVYCTDNNKKSVQFSSLTHANILPNVQKRDLDPNPNLFDFYSNESSSTPWSNSSVKTTEASFNTTMSPNTTSSGLDDAPLISKWISFGALMVFVSAYAFSFGPVVWLLLSEIFPASIRGRAISMATVLNWATNLLVSFTFLDLMDVMGVSWTFILYSGICAIAVVFIFSFVPETKNRSLEQISSDLSQGSFIQRVKKNFKSTFRRKSTLKLRVTTSYERFGESLTMDLSEVDENHMA, from the exons ATGACAGATTCAAATCTTGGGAGTGAGTGGTTCAAATATTTTCTTACTGCTCTTCCGAGGAATTCTATAACTGATGAAG CTGAGCTACTGAATAATGAGCAGCGACCTGCCATCTACTCTGAAAATGCTAATGAAGGCGGGCGAGCCACTATCGAACTTGACCAGAAAAGTCCCGATAGTTTAGAGACGTTGCCGCGGCCATGGCCAGAACAGCAAAAGACGACAAAGTATGTGGTGGGCGCATCTGTGATGGCTGCGGCTGGTGGTATTCTGTTCGGATATGACATAG GCATAATATCTGGGGCACTCTTACAACTAACGCCCAGATTTCACCTGTCATGTCTCGAGCAGTCCATGGTTGTAGGGTCCATGTTATTTGGTGCTGTGATAGGCTCGTTATGTGGAG GTTTCATTATTGACAAATGGGGCCGACGTCTGGCTTTGGTGTTCAACTCGGGCATGTTTGTTATTGGTGCCATAATCCTCGCAGCCGCTCCTACTTATTATGTTTTG GTTTTTGGCAGGCTTGTTGTTGGTTTTGCTGTTTCCCTCTCAGCCATAGGGGAATGTATCTACATATCAGAGATTGCTCCAGCG AGACGGCGAGGTCTTCTGGTCAGCCTAAATGAGCTTGGGATCACAGTAGGCCTGCTCCTAGCATATCTAGTCAATTTTCTGTTCATTACAATGGAAAATGGTTG GCGGTATATGTTTGGCATTTCAATGTTGCCAGCAGTGGTTCAGGGTGTGGGCATGTTCTTCCTTCCGCCGAGTCCACGCTTTCTCATGATCAAGAAAAAGGAGGAGGAGGCAGAGAAGGTACTCAAGTTGTTACGAGGGACGCCACACGTTGAATCTGAGCTGCATAATATCAAAATAGCCATTCAGATTGAGACG gatcATAAATTCTGTGATTTATTCAGTTCTGTTGAGAACATGAGAGGACGTATGTTCATTGGTGCAGGATGTGTCTTCCTACAGCAG GTGACCGGTCAACCCAATGTTTTATACTTCGCACCGACCATCTTCCAATCAGTAGGATTCAAGAGTGATTCAGCTGCCACATTAGTGACCGTCGGCCTGGGCTTCATCAAG GTTCTTTCCACCGTTCTTGCCCTTCTCTGCGTCGACCGCGCAGGCAGACGTCGCTTCCTCATCGTGGGAGCATCGATGATGGGTGTATCAATACTAATACTAGGCGTTGTCATCATGGCCATGAACACAGCGCCACCTGTTGGTGTATATTGTACCGACAACAACAAGAAATCAGTTCAGTTCAGTTCTCTCACTCATGCCAACATTCTGCCAAATGTTCAAAAACGAGACCTAGATCCAAATCCCAATTTGTTTGACTTTTACTCAAATGAAAGCTCATCGACACCTTGGAGTAACAGTTCTGTTAAGACAACGGAGGCAAGTTTTAATACGACCATGTCTCCAAATACAACTTCGTCAGGTTTAGATGACGCGCCTTTGATCAGCAAGTGGATCTCCTTCGGTGCCCTGATGGTGTTTGTCAGTGCTTATGCCTTTAGTTTTGGACCAG ttgtGTGGCTTTTGTTGAGCGAGATCTTCCCAGCCTCCATCAGAGGTCGAGCAATCTCCATGGCAACGGTGCTAAATTGGGCGACAAATCTCCTTGTCTCCTTTACATTCCTTGATCTCATGG ATGTGATGGGTGTATCATGGACGTTCATTCTCTACAGTGGAATCTGTGCAATTGCAGTCGTCTTCATATTCTCATTCGTACCGGAGACGAAAAATCGTAGTCTTGAACAAATATCATCTGATCTTAGCCAGGG CTCATTCATCCAACGAGTAAAGAAGAACTTCAAGTCCACCTTCAGGAGGAAGTCGACGCTCAAACTCCGTGTGACAACAAGTTACGAACGCTTCGGAGAATCTCTTACCATGGACCTGTCGGAAGTGGACGAGAACCACATGGCTTGA
- the LOC135487029 gene encoding solute carrier family 2, facilitated glucose transporter member 12-like isoform X3: MPGEFNDLEIMSETTELLNNEQRPAIYSENANEGGRATIELDQKSPDSLETLPRPWPEQQKTTKYVVGASVMAAAGGILFGYDIGIISGALLQLTPRFHLSCLEQSMVVGSMLFGAVIGSLCGGFIIDKWGRRLALVFNSGMFVIGAIILAAAPTYYVLVFGRLVVGFAVSLSAIGECIYISEIAPARRRGLLVSLNELGITVGLLLAYLVNFLFITMENGWRYMFGISMLPAVVQGVGMFFLPPSPRFLMIKKKEEEAEKVLKLLRGTPHVESELHNIKIAIQIETDHKFCDLFSSVENMRGRMFIGAGCVFLQQVTGQPNVLYFAPTIFQSVGFKSDSAATLVTVGLGFIKVLSTVLALLCVDRAGRRRFLIVGASMMGVSILILGVVIMAMNTAPPVGVYCTDNNKKSVQFSSLTHANILPNVQKRDLDPNPNLFDFYSNESSSTPWSNSSVKTTEASFNTTMSPNTTSSGLDDAPLISKWISFGALMVFVSAYAFSFGPVVWLLLSEIFPASIRGRAISMATVLNWATNLLVSFTFLDLMDVMGVSWTFILYSGICAIAVVFIFSFVPETKNRSLEQISSDLSQGSFIQRVKKNFKSTFRRKSTLKLRVTTSYERFGESLTMDLSEVDENHMA; encoded by the exons ATGCCAGGAGAATTTAATGATTTGGAGATCATGTCGGAGACTA CTGAGCTACTGAATAATGAGCAGCGACCTGCCATCTACTCTGAAAATGCTAATGAAGGCGGGCGAGCCACTATCGAACTTGACCAGAAAAGTCCCGATAGTTTAGAGACGTTGCCGCGGCCATGGCCAGAACAGCAAAAGACGACAAAGTATGTGGTGGGCGCATCTGTGATGGCTGCGGCTGGTGGTATTCTGTTCGGATATGACATAG GCATAATATCTGGGGCACTCTTACAACTAACGCCCAGATTTCACCTGTCATGTCTCGAGCAGTCCATGGTTGTAGGGTCCATGTTATTTGGTGCTGTGATAGGCTCGTTATGTGGAG GTTTCATTATTGACAAATGGGGCCGACGTCTGGCTTTGGTGTTCAACTCGGGCATGTTTGTTATTGGTGCCATAATCCTCGCAGCCGCTCCTACTTATTATGTTTTG GTTTTTGGCAGGCTTGTTGTTGGTTTTGCTGTTTCCCTCTCAGCCATAGGGGAATGTATCTACATATCAGAGATTGCTCCAGCG AGACGGCGAGGTCTTCTGGTCAGCCTAAATGAGCTTGGGATCACAGTAGGCCTGCTCCTAGCATATCTAGTCAATTTTCTGTTCATTACAATGGAAAATGGTTG GCGGTATATGTTTGGCATTTCAATGTTGCCAGCAGTGGTTCAGGGTGTGGGCATGTTCTTCCTTCCGCCGAGTCCACGCTTTCTCATGATCAAGAAAAAGGAGGAGGAGGCAGAGAAGGTACTCAAGTTGTTACGAGGGACGCCACACGTTGAATCTGAGCTGCATAATATCAAAATAGCCATTCAGATTGAGACG gatcATAAATTCTGTGATTTATTCAGTTCTGTTGAGAACATGAGAGGACGTATGTTCATTGGTGCAGGATGTGTCTTCCTACAGCAG GTGACCGGTCAACCCAATGTTTTATACTTCGCACCGACCATCTTCCAATCAGTAGGATTCAAGAGTGATTCAGCTGCCACATTAGTGACCGTCGGCCTGGGCTTCATCAAG GTTCTTTCCACCGTTCTTGCCCTTCTCTGCGTCGACCGCGCAGGCAGACGTCGCTTCCTCATCGTGGGAGCATCGATGATGGGTGTATCAATACTAATACTAGGCGTTGTCATCATGGCCATGAACACAGCGCCACCTGTTGGTGTATATTGTACCGACAACAACAAGAAATCAGTTCAGTTCAGTTCTCTCACTCATGCCAACATTCTGCCAAATGTTCAAAAACGAGACCTAGATCCAAATCCCAATTTGTTTGACTTTTACTCAAATGAAAGCTCATCGACACCTTGGAGTAACAGTTCTGTTAAGACAACGGAGGCAAGTTTTAATACGACCATGTCTCCAAATACAACTTCGTCAGGTTTAGATGACGCGCCTTTGATCAGCAAGTGGATCTCCTTCGGTGCCCTGATGGTGTTTGTCAGTGCTTATGCCTTTAGTTTTGGACCAG ttgtGTGGCTTTTGTTGAGCGAGATCTTCCCAGCCTCCATCAGAGGTCGAGCAATCTCCATGGCAACGGTGCTAAATTGGGCGACAAATCTCCTTGTCTCCTTTACATTCCTTGATCTCATGG ATGTGATGGGTGTATCATGGACGTTCATTCTCTACAGTGGAATCTGTGCAATTGCAGTCGTCTTCATATTCTCATTCGTACCGGAGACGAAAAATCGTAGTCTTGAACAAATATCATCTGATCTTAGCCAGGG CTCATTCATCCAACGAGTAAAGAAGAACTTCAAGTCCACCTTCAGGAGGAAGTCGACGCTCAAACTCCGTGTGACAACAAGTTACGAACGCTTCGGAGAATCTCTTACCATGGACCTGTCGGAAGTGGACGAGAACCACATGGCTTGA